The proteins below come from a single Micromonospora citrea genomic window:
- the trhA gene encoding PAQR family membrane homeostasis protein TrhA, with amino-acid sequence MTTSAPLRLKPVDIGKPRMRGWLHAYAFFVALVCGIVLSAIAASRPGWAPLVSCVIYSLTVCGLFGTSALYHRRVWSERGYQIMRRMDHSMIFVFIAGTYTPFCVLLLEPRPAAIMLSLVWGGAVAGVALKMVWPHAPRWVSAPLYLALGWVSVAMLPDILHRGGVTALVLLIVGGAIYSVGAVFYALRRPNPWPTVFGHHEFFHACTLVAALCHHIAIYFALFA; translated from the coding sequence GTGACCACCTCCGCACCGCTTCGACTCAAGCCGGTCGACATCGGCAAGCCCCGGATGCGCGGCTGGCTACATGCGTACGCCTTCTTCGTCGCTCTCGTCTGCGGGATCGTGCTCAGCGCGATCGCGGCCTCCCGCCCCGGCTGGGCACCCCTGGTGAGCTGCGTGATCTACAGCCTGACGGTGTGCGGGCTCTTCGGCACCAGCGCCCTCTACCACCGGCGGGTGTGGTCCGAGCGCGGCTACCAGATCATGCGCCGCATGGACCATTCGATGATCTTCGTGTTCATCGCCGGCACGTACACACCGTTCTGCGTCCTGCTGCTGGAGCCCCGGCCGGCCGCGATCATGCTGTCGCTGGTCTGGGGTGGGGCGGTCGCCGGCGTGGCGCTGAAGATGGTCTGGCCGCACGCCCCGCGCTGGGTCTCCGCGCCGCTCTACCTGGCGCTCGGCTGGGTCTCGGTGGCGATGCTGCCCGACATCCTCCACCGGGGCGGCGTGACCGCACTGGTGCTGCTCATCGTCGGCGGCGCGATCTACAGCGTCGGCGCGGTCTTCTACGCGCTGCGCCGGCCCAACCCCTGGCCCACCGTCTTCGGGCACCACGAGTTCTTCCACGCCTGCACCCTGGTGGCCGCGCTCTGCCACCACATCGCGATCTACTTCGCCCTGTTCGCCTGA
- a CDS encoding DUF6458 family protein codes for MGFGGSIFLIALGAIFAFAVEADLGWLNLAVVGWVLMLAGLAGLLVTLHFWNTRRRTVVARPVPEDRVVAERVVPVQDDRVVEEYREVRRPRRTV; via the coding sequence ATGGGTTTTGGTGGCAGTATCTTCCTGATCGCGCTGGGTGCGATCTTCGCGTTCGCCGTGGAGGCGGATCTGGGCTGGCTCAACCTGGCCGTCGTCGGCTGGGTGCTGATGCTCGCCGGCCTGGCCGGCCTGCTGGTCACGCTCCACTTCTGGAACACGCGCCGTCGCACCGTCGTCGCCCGGCCGGTCCCCGAGGACCGGGTCGTCGCCGAGCGGGTCGTGCCGGTGCAGGACGACCGGGTCGTCGAGGAGTACCGCGAGGTGCGCCGGCCGCGCCGCACGGTCTGA
- a CDS encoding SixA phosphatase family protein produces MTDAHAEERTLVLLRHAKAEPPGDVLDVQRPLATRGHADAAAAGAWLAKHELLPDVVICSAARRTRETWHGVAMGMTGSPAEGGSAGPAPVVHYEADAYEARPEDLLALVNRADPAARTVLLIAHNPGISLLSALLDPLRADQDGLRTSDVVVHRSVGDWAGLGRGGAPIAARHTARG; encoded by the coding sequence ATGACGGACGCTCACGCCGAGGAACGGACACTGGTGCTGCTCCGGCACGCCAAGGCGGAGCCGCCGGGGGATGTGCTGGATGTGCAGCGCCCGCTGGCCACCCGGGGCCACGCGGACGCGGCGGCGGCCGGCGCCTGGCTGGCCAAGCACGAGTTGCTGCCCGACGTGGTGATCTGCTCGGCCGCCCGACGCACGCGGGAGACCTGGCACGGCGTGGCGATGGGCATGACAGGGTCACCGGCCGAGGGCGGCTCGGCCGGCCCCGCCCCCGTCGTGCACTACGAGGCGGACGCGTACGAGGCCCGTCCCGAGGACCTGTTGGCGCTGGTCAACAGGGCCGACCCGGCTGCCCGCACCGTGCTGCTGATCGCCCACAACCCGGGCATCTCGCTGCTCTCCGCCCTGCTCGACCCACTGCGGGCGGACCAGGACGGGCTGCGCACCAGCGACGTCGTGGTACACCGATCCGTGGGCGACTGGGCCGGCCTGGGCCGGGGAGGGGCACCGATCGCCGCTCGGCACACCGCACGCGGCTGA
- a CDS encoding DUF6458 family protein, producing MGIGSGIFLIAIGAILTFAIRANVWWVDLRAVGWVFILAGLAVLLTTLWFWQDRRKRARTLIVEENRLSHPTAMMPPPPDPPPPTAPPS from the coding sequence ATGGGCATTGGTAGCGGGATCTTCCTGATCGCGATCGGCGCGATCCTCACCTTCGCCATCCGGGCCAACGTCTGGTGGGTCGACCTGCGCGCGGTCGGCTGGGTGTTCATCCTGGCCGGGCTCGCGGTGCTCCTGACCACGCTCTGGTTCTGGCAGGACCGCCGCAAGCGGGCACGGACACTGATCGTGGAGGAGAACCGGCTCTCGCATCCCACGGCGATGATGCCGCCACCGCCCGACCCGCCGCCGCCGACGGCGCCACCGTCCTGA
- a CDS encoding acyl-CoA dehydrogenase: MTHYKSNLRDLEFNLFEVFGADQAFSQAPYTDLDVDTARDILAEVDRLAREDLAASYTDSDRNPPVFDPATHTAPLPESFKKSYRAYMNSEFWRLELPAELEGSNAPRALVWSLAELIVGSNAAIWMYASGPSFAHVLQVEGTEQQKKWAKLFVDKQWGSTMVLTEPDAGSDVGAGRARAIPQPDGSWHIEGVKRFITSAEHDLTDNIIHYVLARPVGVEGVGGPGTKGLSLFVVPKYHFDENTGELGERNGVFATNVEHKMGLKVSNTCELTFGEHGVPAKGWLLGEKHEGIRQMFMIIESARMMVGTKAIATLSTGYLNALEYAKSRVQGADLTQMADKTAPRVTITHHPDVRRSLMLQKSYAEGLRALVCYTATWQDKVAIAEAAGDEKATKLAKRVNDLLLPLVKGVGSERAYELLGHESLQTFGGSGFLQDYPLEQYVRDAKIDTLYEGTTAIQSLDLIFRKIVRDNGKALMVVAAEIQEFIATEGGNGQLKEERQALGKALAEIQNILGVMTGWLGEAQGGDTRALYKVGLSSRRFLLAIGDLVVAWLLQKQADVALKALAGEVSAADKAFYTGKVAAARFFAREVLPRIGADRRIIEGTDLDIMDLPEEAF; encoded by the coding sequence ATGACCCACTACAAGAGCAACCTTCGGGACCTCGAGTTCAACCTCTTCGAGGTCTTCGGGGCGGACCAGGCGTTCAGCCAGGCGCCGTACACGGACCTGGACGTCGACACCGCGCGCGACATCCTCGCCGAGGTCGACCGCCTCGCCCGCGAGGATCTGGCCGCCAGCTACACGGACAGCGACCGCAACCCGCCGGTCTTCGACCCGGCCACGCACACCGCGCCGCTGCCGGAGTCGTTCAAGAAGTCCTACCGCGCGTACATGAACTCCGAGTTCTGGCGGCTGGAGCTCCCGGCCGAGCTGGAGGGCAGCAACGCGCCCCGGGCGCTGGTCTGGTCCCTCGCCGAGCTGATCGTCGGTTCCAACGCCGCCATCTGGATGTACGCCTCCGGCCCGTCCTTCGCGCACGTGCTCCAGGTCGAGGGCACCGAGCAGCAGAAGAAGTGGGCGAAGCTCTTCGTCGACAAGCAGTGGGGCTCCACGATGGTGCTCACCGAGCCGGACGCCGGCTCGGACGTGGGCGCCGGGCGGGCCCGCGCCATCCCGCAGCCCGACGGCTCGTGGCACATCGAGGGCGTGAAGCGCTTCATCACGTCCGCCGAGCACGACCTGACCGACAACATCATCCACTACGTGCTGGCCCGCCCGGTCGGCGTCGAGGGTGTCGGCGGGCCGGGCACCAAGGGCCTGTCCCTCTTCGTGGTGCCGAAGTACCACTTCGACGAGAACACCGGCGAGCTGGGCGAGCGCAACGGCGTCTTCGCCACCAACGTCGAGCACAAGATGGGCCTGAAGGTCTCCAACACCTGCGAGCTGACCTTCGGCGAGCACGGCGTACCGGCCAAGGGCTGGCTGCTGGGCGAGAAGCACGAGGGCATCCGGCAGATGTTCATGATCATCGAGAGCGCCCGGATGATGGTCGGCACCAAGGCCATCGCCACCCTCTCGACCGGCTACCTGAACGCCCTCGAGTACGCCAAGAGCCGGGTGCAGGGCGCCGACCTGACCCAGATGGCGGACAAGACCGCGCCGCGCGTCACGATCACCCACCACCCGGACGTGCGCCGCTCGCTGATGCTGCAGAAGTCGTACGCCGAGGGCCTGCGCGCCCTGGTCTGCTACACCGCCACCTGGCAGGACAAGGTCGCCATCGCCGAGGCGGCGGGCGACGAGAAGGCCACCAAGCTCGCCAAGCGGGTCAACGACCTGCTCCTCCCGCTGGTCAAGGGCGTCGGCTCGGAGCGGGCGTACGAGCTGCTCGGCCACGAGTCGCTGCAGACCTTCGGCGGCTCCGGCTTCCTGCAGGACTACCCGCTCGAGCAGTACGTCCGGGACGCCAAGATCGACACCCTGTACGAGGGCACCACCGCGATCCAGAGCCTCGACCTGATCTTCCGGAAGATCGTCCGGGACAACGGCAAGGCCCTGATGGTGGTCGCCGCCGAGATCCAGGAGTTCATCGCCACCGAGGGCGGCAACGGCCAGCTCAAGGAGGAGCGGCAGGCGCTCGGCAAGGCGCTCGCCGAGATCCAGAACATCCTCGGCGTGATGACCGGCTGGCTGGGCGAGGCGCAGGGCGGCGACACTCGGGCGCTCTACAAGGTCGGCCTGAGCAGCCGCCGGTTCCTGCTGGCGATCGGCGACCTGGTCGTGGCCTGGCTGCTCCAGAAGCAGGCCGACGTGGCCCTCAAGGCCCTGGCCGGCGAGGTCTCCGCGGCCGACAAGGCGTTCTACACCGGCAAGGTGGCCGCCGCCCGGTTCTTCGCCCGCGAGGTGCTGCCCCGCATCGGCGCCGACCGGCGGATCATCGAGGGCACCGACCTGGACATCATGGACCTCCCGGAGGAGGCCTTCTGA
- a CDS encoding PP2C family protein-serine/threonine phosphatase, translating to MLSLVRTKPFQSGHGPLSPGSRAGLGAAVVLLALVSAVELADGRPANYIALMVAAPFLAAALASWRIVLGVGATATALGAGFALGERSVSLSTAIAVTCIALGAGIAAVTAGVRQRQAERIAELSRLAAVAQQAVLRPLGPQVGSLSVAARYISSTATAEIGGDLYEAIDTPYGVRMIIGDVRGKGLDAVRLASIVLGSYRHVAYERADLRAIVTDLDRAVARNVGDEDFVTAALVEERGGTLTIVNCGHPPPLLLRRGAVIPLEPPAPAPPLGFMPVVRPRVERLEPGDRLLLFTDGLGEARREGEFFPTADRAWRLLGHGTVADGLASLETALVEWVHGRLDDDIALVLMEYTGSREGVTAVVPSWEVGAAES from the coding sequence ATGCTGTCCCTCGTACGCACGAAACCCTTCCAGTCGGGCCACGGCCCGCTGAGCCCCGGATCCCGCGCCGGCCTCGGCGCGGCCGTCGTCCTGCTCGCGCTCGTCTCGGCCGTGGAACTGGCCGACGGGCGGCCGGCGAACTACATCGCGCTCATGGTCGCCGCGCCCTTCCTGGCCGCCGCGCTGGCGTCGTGGCGGATCGTCCTCGGGGTGGGTGCCACCGCCACCGCGCTCGGGGCGGGCTTCGCCCTCGGCGAGCGGTCCGTGTCGCTCTCCACCGCGATCGCCGTCACGTGCATCGCGTTGGGCGCCGGGATCGCGGCGGTCACCGCGGGTGTACGGCAGCGGCAGGCCGAACGGATCGCGGAGCTGTCCCGGCTCGCGGCGGTGGCGCAGCAGGCCGTGCTGCGGCCGCTCGGGCCCCAGGTCGGCAGTCTCTCGGTGGCGGCCCGCTACATCTCCTCCACCGCCACGGCCGAGATCGGCGGTGACCTGTACGAGGCGATCGACACGCCGTACGGGGTACGCATGATCATCGGTGACGTGCGGGGCAAGGGGCTGGACGCGGTCCGGCTGGCCAGCATCGTGCTGGGCTCCTACCGGCACGTGGCGTACGAGCGGGCCGACCTGCGGGCGATCGTGACCGACCTGGACCGGGCGGTGGCCCGCAACGTGGGCGACGAGGACTTCGTCACCGCAGCGCTGGTCGAGGAGCGGGGCGGGACGCTGACGATCGTCAACTGCGGCCACCCGCCGCCGCTGCTGCTGCGCCGGGGCGCCGTCATCCCGCTGGAGCCGCCGGCGCCCGCCCCGCCGCTGGGCTTCATGCCGGTGGTCCGCCCGCGGGTCGAGCGGCTGGAGCCCGGCGACCGGTTGCTGCTCTTCACCGACGGGCTCGGCGAGGCGCGGCGTGAGGGTGAGTTCTTCCCGACCGCCGACCGGGCCTGGCGGCTGCTCGGTCACGGCACCGTCGCCGACGGGCTCGCCTCGCTGGAGACCGCTCTAGTCGAGTGGGTGCACGGCCGCCTCGACGACGACATCGCCCTGGTCCTGATGGAGTACACGGGCTCGCGCGAAGGCGTGACCGCCGTCGTCCCGAGCTGGGAGGTCGGCGCGGCCGAGAGCTGA
- a CDS encoding septal ring lytic transglycosylase RlpA family protein codes for MAGRHSRTRMFSSPAGIAAAAAVGVALAVGGTVGAVRLTSGSDAARPVAVDLSPAGTPSSAAPSSPAASPSASASPSATASPRASRSTQAPSRSKPRTATPKPTATKKTSTARPVVDSGSCGASFYSEGQLTANGEYFDPSELTAAHKTLPFDTKVRVTNPATGKSVTVRINDRGPFIEGRCLDLSRAAFAEIASLDAGHVEVRYEVLG; via the coding sequence GTGGCTGGCAGGCACTCCCGTACCCGCATGTTCTCCTCGCCGGCCGGCATCGCGGCCGCCGCTGCGGTCGGGGTCGCCCTCGCCGTCGGCGGCACCGTCGGAGCCGTCCGGCTGACCTCCGGCTCGGATGCCGCCCGGCCGGTAGCCGTGGACCTCTCGCCCGCCGGCACGCCGAGCAGCGCGGCCCCCAGCTCACCGGCCGCCTCGCCCAGCGCCAGCGCGTCGCCGAGCGCGACCGCCAGCCCCAGGGCCAGCCGGTCCACCCAGGCGCCCTCCCGGAGCAAGCCGCGCACCGCCACGCCGAAGCCCACCGCCACGAAGAAGACCAGCACCGCCCGCCCCGTGGTGGACAGCGGCTCGTGCGGCGCCTCGTTCTACTCGGAGGGGCAGCTCACCGCCAACGGCGAGTACTTCGACCCGTCCGAGCTGACCGCCGCCCACAAGACCCTGCCGTTCGACACGAAGGTCCGAGTGACCAACCCGGCGACCGGCAAGTCCGTGACGGTGCGGATCAACGACCGCGGCCCGTTCATCGAGGGACGCTGCCTGGACCTGTCCCGCGCCGCGTTCGCCGAGATCGCCTCCCTCGACGCCGGGCACGTCGAGGTCCGCTACGAGGTGCTCGGCTGA
- a CDS encoding phosphoribosyltransferase family protein, producing the protein MPSELSGRLAELVRWMDPGPGASHLVSDVSGWWRDPQVLARLGPALVEPFRAARPTVVVSPAVTGFLLGPLAATALGVGFVPAHKPGDGRLPAGPLTWAQSPPDFRGRRVDLAVREHGLDRGDRVLVVDDWVATGAQVRALYEICAARGAEPVGTATVVLDCPPAVATELRIRGLVDGDALA; encoded by the coding sequence ATGCCCTCCGAGCTGAGCGGACGCCTGGCCGAGCTGGTCCGGTGGATGGATCCCGGCCCCGGCGCCAGCCACCTGGTCAGCGATGTCTCCGGCTGGTGGCGGGACCCGCAGGTGCTCGCCCGGCTGGGGCCGGCCCTGGTGGAGCCGTTCCGGGCGGCCCGGCCGACGGTCGTCGTCTCGCCCGCGGTGACGGGGTTCCTGCTCGGGCCGCTCGCCGCGACGGCGCTCGGGGTGGGCTTCGTCCCGGCGCACAAGCCGGGCGACGGCCGGTTGCCCGCCGGGCCGCTGACCTGGGCGCAGAGCCCGCCCGACTTCCGCGGGCGACGGGTAGACCTGGCCGTCCGGGAACACGGCCTCGACCGGGGCGACCGGGTGCTGGTGGTGGACGACTGGGTCGCCACGGGAGCCCAGGTCCGCGCGCTCTACGAGATCTGCGCCGCGCGGGGCGCCGAACCCGTCGGCACCGCCACCGTGGTGCTCGACTGCCCGCCGGCGGTCGCCACCGAGCTGCGGATCCGAGGGCTGGTCGACGGCGACGCCCTGGCGTGA
- a CDS encoding ASCH domain-containing protein, whose translation MREREIDAGGSVGRMWPRIGGLRTLALGTPGELRTRLNTLVLAGVKTATAGLTVEYAQEGEELEHVGERLVLVDDEDSLVGVVEVTGVEAVRLADVPWDFARAEGEGDRSIEEWREGHAAYWARVGTPVTDDSEVVCVRFRLVSAGDGGITTGDLST comes from the coding sequence ATGCGCGAGCGCGAGATCGACGCCGGCGGTAGCGTCGGCAGGATGTGGCCTCGGATCGGCGGACTGCGCACCCTCGCCCTCGGCACCCCCGGTGAGCTGCGGACGCGACTGAACACCCTGGTGCTCGCCGGGGTGAAGACTGCGACCGCGGGCCTGACCGTCGAGTACGCCCAGGAGGGCGAGGAGCTGGAGCACGTCGGCGAGCGGCTGGTCCTCGTCGACGACGAGGACTCGCTGGTCGGCGTCGTCGAGGTGACCGGCGTCGAGGCGGTCCGCCTCGCCGACGTGCCGTGGGACTTCGCCCGCGCCGAGGGGGAGGGCGACCGCTCGATCGAGGAGTGGCGCGAGGGGCACGCGGCGTACTGGGCGCGGGTCGGCACCCCCGTCACCGACGACAGCGAGGTGGTCTGCGTCCGGTTCCGGCTGGTCTCCGCGGGCGACGGCGGCATCACCACCGGGGACCTCAGCACCTGA
- a CDS encoding LLM class flavin-dependent oxidoreductase, protein MRIGIVILPDQRWSDSRRRWRQAEEWGFDHAWTYDHLGWRDLVDGPWFDSVTTLTAAATVTSRIRLGTLVASPNFRHPAAFARQVTALDDVSDGRLLLGLGAGGIGFDAAVLGGETLPPRQRVDRYAEFTELLDLILREDGTTWRGDWFAAVDARNNPGCVQTPRVPFVMAANGPRSMRLVVRFGQGWVTTGPGGDDLESWWDGVAELSARMDKTLAAAGRDPGTLDRYLSLDSAPAFSLRSAQFFADQVGRAAALGFTDVVTHWPRASSWYAGDESVLVDVATRLLPELRRT, encoded by the coding sequence ATGCGGATTGGCATCGTGATCCTCCCCGACCAGCGCTGGTCAGACTCGCGTCGCCGGTGGCGGCAGGCGGAGGAGTGGGGCTTCGACCACGCCTGGACGTACGACCACCTGGGCTGGCGCGACCTGGTCGACGGGCCGTGGTTCGACTCGGTGACCACGCTGACCGCCGCCGCGACGGTGACCTCCCGCATCCGCCTCGGGACGCTGGTCGCCTCGCCCAACTTCCGCCACCCGGCGGCGTTCGCCCGGCAGGTCACCGCGCTCGACGACGTCTCCGACGGGCGGCTGCTGCTCGGCCTCGGCGCGGGCGGCATCGGCTTCGACGCGGCCGTGCTCGGCGGGGAGACGCTGCCGCCGCGCCAGCGGGTGGACCGCTACGCCGAGTTCACCGAACTGCTCGACCTGATCCTGCGCGAGGACGGCACGACCTGGCGGGGCGACTGGTTCGCGGCGGTGGACGCGCGGAACAACCCGGGCTGCGTCCAGACGCCCCGGGTGCCGTTCGTGATGGCCGCCAACGGGCCCCGGTCCATGCGGCTGGTCGTGCGGTTCGGCCAGGGCTGGGTCACCACCGGGCCCGGCGGCGACGACCTGGAGAGCTGGTGGGACGGGGTGGCCGAGCTGTCCGCCCGGATGGACAAGACGCTCGCCGCCGCCGGCCGCGACCCGGGCACCCTCGACCGCTACCTCTCGCTGGACTCGGCGCCGGCCTTCTCGCTGCGCAGCGCCCAGTTCTTCGCCGACCAGGTCGGCCGGGCGGCCGCCCTCGGCTTCACCGACGTGGTGACGCACTGGCCCCGGGCCAGCAGCTGGTACGCCGGCGACGAGTCCGTCCTGGTGGACGTGGCGACCCGCCTGCTGCCGGAGCTGCGCCGCACCTGA
- a CDS encoding PadR family transcriptional regulator yields MREPTFLILTALAGGPRHGYGIVQDVTALSAQRVSLLPGTLYAALDRLHAQGLVAPDREETVDGRLRRYYRLTPDGVRALDAETARLRQLASAAETRLRALRPGLA; encoded by the coding sequence ATGCGCGAACCGACGTTCCTGATCCTCACCGCGCTCGCCGGCGGTCCCCGGCACGGTTACGGCATCGTCCAGGACGTCACCGCCCTCTCCGCGCAGCGCGTCTCGCTCCTGCCGGGCACCCTCTACGCCGCCCTGGACCGGCTGCACGCGCAGGGGCTCGTCGCGCCCGACCGGGAGGAGACCGTCGACGGCCGGCTGCGCCGCTACTACCGCCTCACCCCCGACGGCGTCCGCGCCCTGGACGCCGAGACCGCCCGGCTGCGACAGCTCGCCAGCGCCGCCGAGACGCGGCTGCGCGCCCTGCGCCCCGGGCTCGCCTGA
- a CDS encoding aminoglycoside N(3)-acetyltransferase, protein MDQPAPHTVESLAADLRDLGLSAGDVVLAHASVRSLGFVAGGAHALVAALLEVLGPAGTLVVPTHTPDNTDPAGWNSPPVPEAWWPVIRDHTPGFDPARTPSRYVGILPELVRTWPGALRSDHPQVSFAALGARAGEVVHGHRLDDALGERSPLGAVYRLDGKVLLLGCGHDANTSLHLAEWRQASPPRAEHGASVRGSDGGSHWLTWVDVLTDEDDFERLGADFEATGAVAEGRVGQATARLMAQRAVVDFATDWMAVHRRRAGS, encoded by the coding sequence GTGGATCAGCCGGCGCCGCACACTGTCGAATCCCTCGCCGCCGACCTGCGCGATCTCGGCCTCTCGGCCGGGGACGTCGTGCTGGCACACGCGTCGGTGCGGAGCCTCGGCTTCGTCGCCGGTGGGGCGCACGCGCTCGTGGCGGCTCTGCTGGAGGTGCTCGGTCCGGCCGGCACCCTGGTGGTGCCCACCCACACCCCCGACAACACCGACCCGGCCGGCTGGAACTCCCCGCCCGTACCCGAGGCGTGGTGGCCGGTGATCCGCGACCACACGCCCGGCTTCGACCCGGCGCGCACCCCCAGCCGGTACGTGGGAATCCTGCCGGAACTGGTCCGCACCTGGCCCGGCGCGCTGCGCAGCGACCACCCGCAGGTCTCCTTCGCCGCCCTCGGCGCGCGGGCCGGGGAGGTCGTGCACGGGCACCGCCTGGACGACGCGCTGGGCGAGCGGTCGCCGCTCGGCGCGGTGTACCGCCTCGACGGCAAGGTGCTCCTGCTCGGCTGCGGCCACGACGCGAACACGTCGCTGCACCTCGCCGAGTGGCGGCAGGCGTCCCCGCCCCGCGCCGAGCACGGGGCCTCGGTCCGCGGGTCCGACGGCGGCAGCCACTGGCTGACCTGGGTCGACGTCCTGACCGACGAGGACGACTTCGAACGGCTGGGCGCCGACTTCGAGGCGACCGGCGCGGTCGCCGAGGGCCGGGTCGGCCAGGCCACCGCGCGGTTGATGGCGCAGCGTGCGGTGGTCGACTTCGCCACCGACTG